One genomic region from Pararge aegeria chromosome 14, ilParAegt1.1, whole genome shotgun sequence encodes:
- the LOC120629282 gene encoding uncharacterized protein LOC120629282 isoform X2 has product MSFVDLATLAMHRRQEMEARLNVFLGKCDRAVMDIKKLQHQAKGFVEQLNCEPSELRDKFLSCMKQLDEYTYLITDFNLALDNLDRPVNKSTYYMPVHDNPGRILKPLPPTALNLIDALSEPTPSTSKACANHCPSEKIKKKKIPKEDQILIAFSSTSCSSESVPSSKMEKGVQCNLKNEVEKLSLTDSQPSAPTMEERNLPAQKILQLDFMYQATITHVDGLSFWIITEDFQDAHNLMRDMNEYYRENTQDLSLDEMMSLTYCAFYEVDSDCFYRAFFIRLTEEDMSIAEVFLVDIGETCCAPTTTIQPLDLRFCTNPPFARCCHLAGVELLGQPTAAQEYLKDFVNKPCKIKIDDNSSESLGAYIFYPSGESLSDLLVQRGLARRNKTTSATETSSSAAKGIPELDECNFRIDDCPEYDDPLLAVTGYHNRDEMDICKHYKGGPEKTCFKGRRCTKRHVLINPDGWTLDRVPVVAKCNPLPLPAPDTYLRVYVTHVAHFNRFFVQLKENITKNEPVPDFGVVLPPTSLNSLVLDMNSPATRMAYKPLKLVPAPGELVAALYPPDEQWYRARVISSTRADQNVEVMYIDYGNVVWVKENEVRELESRFWPLPAQAVRCALAGVSALTGDSRQWAAAKDALNKMIHERVLQAHVIARDYDEITVELFDEHGFSIAEQLAAGLFVNLEEYEISYDTNDTQKVIVP; this is encoded by the exons AT GAGTTTTGTGGACCTTGCCACTTTGGCAATGCATCGACGGCAAGAAATGGAGGCTCGCCTCAACGTGTTCTTGGGAAAATGCGATCGTGCTGTAAtggacataaaaaaattacaacaccAA GCCAAAGGTTTCGTTGAGCAGTTGAACTGTGAGCCTTCAGAGTTAAGAGACAAGTTCCTGAGCTGTATGAAGCAACTTGATGAATATACCTACCTCATAACAGACTTCAACCTTGCATTGGATAACCTTG ATCGTCCAGTCAATAAAAGTACATATTACATGCCCGTCCATGACAATCCTGGACGAATTTTGAAGCCCCTTCCGCCAACTGCTTTGAATTTGATTGATGCACTGAGCGAACCAACACCATCTACATCAAAGGCTTGTGCCAACCACTGTCCTTcggagaaaattaaaaagaagaagatacCCAAGGAAGACCAGATTTTGATTGCATTCTCCAGTACATCATGCTCATCAGAAAGTGTGCCATCTTCAAAGATGGAAAAAGGAGTTCAGTGCAATTTGAAGAATGAAGTTGAAAAATTGAGTTTAACTG aCTCTCAACCATCAGCTCCAACAATGGAAGAACGTAATTTGCCAGCTCAAAAGATCTTGCAACTTGACTTCATGTACCAGGCAACAATCACACACGTCGATGGACTTTCCTTTTGGATCATAACTGAAGACTTTCAGGATGCACACAA CTTGATGCGCGATATGAACGAATACTACAGGGAGAACACACAAGATCTCAGTTTGGACGAGATGATGTCCCTAACGTACTGCGCGTTTTACGAGGTGGACAGCGACTGCTTTTACAGAGCGTTCTTCATCAGACTCACCGAG GAGGACATGAGCATTGCAGAGGTGTTCCTAGTTGATATCGGTGAAACTTGTTGCGCGCCCACGACCACAATACAACCGTTGGATCTGAGGTTCTGCACGAATCCGCCCTTTGCCCGATGCTGCCATCTCGCTGgg GTAGAGCTACTGGGGCAACCGACAGCTGCGCAAGAATACCTAAAAGACTTCGTTAACAAgccatgcaaaataaaaatagacgACAA TTCATCGGAATCTCTTGGCGCTTACATATTTTACCCGTCAGGGGAATCCTTAAGCGATTTGTTGGTGCAACGCGGATTGGCGCGTAGAA ATAAAACAACATCAGCGACGGAAACATCATCATCGGCTGCGAAAGGTATACCAGAACTGGACGAGTGCAACTTCAGAATAGACGACTGTCCCGAGTACGACGACCCACTTCTTGCTGTTACG ggCTATCACAATCGGGACGAAATGGACATCTGCAAACATTACAAGGGTGGTCCGGAGAAAACCTGCTTCAAAGGCAGGCGCTGCACCAAAAGACACGTTTTGATCAATCCAG ATGGATGGACGTTAGACCGTGTGCCAGTGGTGGCCAAGTGCAATCCCCTACCCCTTCCCGCGCCCGATACGTACCTCCGCGTGTACGTCACGCACGTGGCACACTTCAACCGCTTCTTCGTGCAGCTTAAAGAGAATATTACGA AAAACGAACCTGTTCCTGATTTTGGGGTCGTTTTACCTCCAACCTCATTGAACAGCCTGGTGCTCGATATGAACAGCCCGGCCACTAGAATGGCCTACAAACCTCTAAAG TTGGTGCCAGCGCCCGGTGAACTCGTAGCCGCCCTTTACCCACCAGACGAGCAGTGGTACCGCGCCAGAGTTATTTCCTCCACGAGGGCAGACCAGAACGTTGAG GTCATGTACATAGACTACGGCAACGTGGTGTGGGTAAAGGAGAACGAAGTGCGAGAGCTCGAGTCGCGCTTCTGGCCGCTGCCGGCGCAGGCGGTGAGGTGTGCACTCGCCGGCGTCTCGGCGCTGACTGGAGACTCGCGCCAGTGGGCGGCGGCGAAAGATGCGCTCAACAAGATGATACACGAACGGGTGTTGCAGGCGCATGTCAT CGCACGCGACTACGACGAAATAACAGTGGAACTGTTCGATGAGCACGGTTTCAGCATAGCTGAGCAACTGGCCGCAGGACTGTTCGTCAATCTGGAGGAGTACGAGATATCGTACGATACCAATGATACGCAAAAAGTGATCGTCCCTTAG
- the LOC120629282 gene encoding uncharacterized protein LOC120629282 isoform X1 has protein sequence MSFVDLATLAMHRRQEMEARLNVFLGKCDRAVMDIKKLQHQAKGFVEQLNCEPSELRDKFLSCMKQLDEYTYLITDFNLALDNLDRPVNKSTYYMPVHDNPGRILKPLPPTALNLIDALSEPTPSTSKACANHCPSEKIKKKKIPKEDQILIAFSSTSCSSESVPSSKMEKGVQCNLKNEVEKLSLTDSQPSAPTMEERNLPAQKILQLDFMYQATITHVDGLSFWIITEDFQDAHNLMRDMNEYYRENTQDLSLDEMMSLTYCAFYEVDSDCFYRAFFIRLTEEDMSIAEVFLVDIGETCCAPTTTIQPLDLRFCTNPPFARCCHLAGVELLGQPTAAQEYLKDFVNKPCKIKIDDNSSESLGAYIFYPSGESLSDLLVQRGLARRIDKTTSATETSSSAAKGIPELDECNFRIDDCPEYDDPLLAVTGYHNRDEMDICKHYKGGPEKTCFKGRRCTKRHVLINPDGWTLDRVPVVAKCNPLPLPAPDTYLRVYVTHVAHFNRFFVQLKENITKNEPVPDFGVVLPPTSLNSLVLDMNSPATRMAYKPLKLVPAPGELVAALYPPDEQWYRARVISSTRADQNVEVMYIDYGNVVWVKENEVRELESRFWPLPAQAVRCALAGVSALTGDSRQWAAAKDALNKMIHERVLQAHVIARDYDEITVELFDEHGFSIAEQLAAGLFVNLEEYEISYDTNDTQKVIVP, from the exons AT GAGTTTTGTGGACCTTGCCACTTTGGCAATGCATCGACGGCAAGAAATGGAGGCTCGCCTCAACGTGTTCTTGGGAAAATGCGATCGTGCTGTAAtggacataaaaaaattacaacaccAA GCCAAAGGTTTCGTTGAGCAGTTGAACTGTGAGCCTTCAGAGTTAAGAGACAAGTTCCTGAGCTGTATGAAGCAACTTGATGAATATACCTACCTCATAACAGACTTCAACCTTGCATTGGATAACCTTG ATCGTCCAGTCAATAAAAGTACATATTACATGCCCGTCCATGACAATCCTGGACGAATTTTGAAGCCCCTTCCGCCAACTGCTTTGAATTTGATTGATGCACTGAGCGAACCAACACCATCTACATCAAAGGCTTGTGCCAACCACTGTCCTTcggagaaaattaaaaagaagaagatacCCAAGGAAGACCAGATTTTGATTGCATTCTCCAGTACATCATGCTCATCAGAAAGTGTGCCATCTTCAAAGATGGAAAAAGGAGTTCAGTGCAATTTGAAGAATGAAGTTGAAAAATTGAGTTTAACTG aCTCTCAACCATCAGCTCCAACAATGGAAGAACGTAATTTGCCAGCTCAAAAGATCTTGCAACTTGACTTCATGTACCAGGCAACAATCACACACGTCGATGGACTTTCCTTTTGGATCATAACTGAAGACTTTCAGGATGCACACAA CTTGATGCGCGATATGAACGAATACTACAGGGAGAACACACAAGATCTCAGTTTGGACGAGATGATGTCCCTAACGTACTGCGCGTTTTACGAGGTGGACAGCGACTGCTTTTACAGAGCGTTCTTCATCAGACTCACCGAG GAGGACATGAGCATTGCAGAGGTGTTCCTAGTTGATATCGGTGAAACTTGTTGCGCGCCCACGACCACAATACAACCGTTGGATCTGAGGTTCTGCACGAATCCGCCCTTTGCCCGATGCTGCCATCTCGCTGgg GTAGAGCTACTGGGGCAACCGACAGCTGCGCAAGAATACCTAAAAGACTTCGTTAACAAgccatgcaaaataaaaatagacgACAA TTCATCGGAATCTCTTGGCGCTTACATATTTTACCCGTCAGGGGAATCCTTAAGCGATTTGTTGGTGCAACGCGGATTGGCGCGTAGAA tagATAAAACAACATCAGCGACGGAAACATCATCATCGGCTGCGAAAGGTATACCAGAACTGGACGAGTGCAACTTCAGAATAGACGACTGTCCCGAGTACGACGACCCACTTCTTGCTGTTACG ggCTATCACAATCGGGACGAAATGGACATCTGCAAACATTACAAGGGTGGTCCGGAGAAAACCTGCTTCAAAGGCAGGCGCTGCACCAAAAGACACGTTTTGATCAATCCAG ATGGATGGACGTTAGACCGTGTGCCAGTGGTGGCCAAGTGCAATCCCCTACCCCTTCCCGCGCCCGATACGTACCTCCGCGTGTACGTCACGCACGTGGCACACTTCAACCGCTTCTTCGTGCAGCTTAAAGAGAATATTACGA AAAACGAACCTGTTCCTGATTTTGGGGTCGTTTTACCTCCAACCTCATTGAACAGCCTGGTGCTCGATATGAACAGCCCGGCCACTAGAATGGCCTACAAACCTCTAAAG TTGGTGCCAGCGCCCGGTGAACTCGTAGCCGCCCTTTACCCACCAGACGAGCAGTGGTACCGCGCCAGAGTTATTTCCTCCACGAGGGCAGACCAGAACGTTGAG GTCATGTACATAGACTACGGCAACGTGGTGTGGGTAAAGGAGAACGAAGTGCGAGAGCTCGAGTCGCGCTTCTGGCCGCTGCCGGCGCAGGCGGTGAGGTGTGCACTCGCCGGCGTCTCGGCGCTGACTGGAGACTCGCGCCAGTGGGCGGCGGCGAAAGATGCGCTCAACAAGATGATACACGAACGGGTGTTGCAGGCGCATGTCAT CGCACGCGACTACGACGAAATAACAGTGGAACTGTTCGATGAGCACGGTTTCAGCATAGCTGAGCAACTGGCCGCAGGACTGTTCGTCAATCTGGAGGAGTACGAGATATCGTACGATACCAATGATACGCAAAAAGTGATCGTCCCTTAG
- the LOC120629196 gene encoding protein FAM234A encodes MSANGNGGNYAPLKQILSDSESEDDHKLENDLHIKASDSCNNLDYNSGLQSSKNYSMSDMDDFNTNDKTVESTMDNVSFLQSDVSNKMSFPRRCAFIASIFVCIFTVIIFLWGIPCSDVGGCASNNDWQDKTTNWEFPYNEIELSGAVQIVDGAIRNTKNLIFIYRGNHMKEEKNTNDNVNGVLLIVGNTGKVGWYTRETRIPTEINCHLIDVNRDKQKDCIVSGSEGLLAALNPLSGTYYWYIHKQGKIFSNIAAIDFPIVMKDMDKDKVSDLLTVATVYPNNNHNSLLIISGATGNIIGDPMTLDCSSVKLLTTESDEIPYICKNGTSEAVRQISYNDLYRKLLKLDPSVNHSVPISTISKRVNLSLRKNIGNTREIFTNGPGKLIVENFGECPNSCRVNLKLLLERNGTTNVSWEYSADYVYAMRPSSFAFANSIRGFVLKL; translated from the coding sequence ATGTCAGCAAATGGTAACGGCGGTAACTATGCACCACTTAAACAAATACTATCAGACTCTGAATCCGAGGACGATCACAAACTAGAAAATGATCTTCATATCAAGGCTTCCGACAGTTGTAACAATTTGGATTACAACAGCGGGCTACAGTCGTCGAAGAATTACAGTATGAGCGACATGGATGACTTTAATACCAACGATAAAACTGTAGAAAGCACTATGGACAATGTCAGTTTTCTACAGTCCGATGTCTCGAATAAGATGTCATTCCCGCGACGCTGTGCTTTCATAGCTTCAATATTTGTGTGTATCTTTACTGTTATCATATTCCTTTGGGGCATACCTTGCTCGGACGTCGGCGGCTGTGCTAGTAACAACGACTGGCAGGACAAAACAACCAATTGGGAATTTCCATACAATGAAATCGAATTGTCCGGAGCTGTTCAGATAGTTGATGGCGCGATCCGCAATACGAAGAATCTTATATTCATATACCGAGGCAATCACATGAAAGAGGAGAAAAATACGAATGATAATGTTAATGGAGTGCTCTTGATTGTGGGCAATACTGGCAAAGTTGGCTGGTACACAAGAGAAACCAGAATTCCAACGGAAATCAATTGTCACCTCATTGATGTCAATAGAGACAAGCAGAAGGATTGCATAGTATCAGGTTCAGAAGGGTTGCTGGCAGCTCTGAATCCTTTATCAGGTACATATTATTGGTACATTCATAAACAAGGTAAGATATTCAGTAATATTGCAGCTATAGATTTTCCCATAGTAATGAAAGACATGGATAAAGATAAAGTTAGTGATCTCCTCACTGTGGCAACTgtgtatccaaataataatcaCAATTCTTTGCTGATTATATCTGGAGCTACGGGCAACATTATTGGTGACCCCATGACGTTAGATTGCAGCTCAGTCAAACTGTTAACAACAGAGTCTGATGAGATTCCTTATATTTGTAAGAATGGCACTTCTGAGGCTGTGCGGCAGATATCATACAATGATTTATACAGGAAACTGTTGAAATTAGATCCATCTGTGAACCACTCTGTGCCTATATCAACCATCTCAAAAAGAGTCAACTTAAGCTTGAGAAAGAATATTGGTAACACAAGGGAAATATTCACCAATGGTCCTGGGAAACTTATTGTGGAGAATTTTGGAGAGTGTCCAAATTCATGTagagttaatttaaaattattacttgaGAGAAATGGtaccactaatgttagttgGGAATATTCTGCTGACTATGTATATGCAATGAGGCCCAGCTCCTTTGCTTTTGCAAACTCCATACgtggttttgttttaaaattatga